The following proteins are co-located in the Nonlabens ponticola genome:
- a CDS encoding exonuclease domain-containing protein, which translates to MYAIIDVESTGGAYNEEGITEIAIYRFDGHDIVDQFASLINPEQPIQPFVVKLTGINNKMLVKAPKFYEVAKRILEITKDATLVAHNAEFDNRMLRLEFDRLGYKFDIPTLCTVEVAQKLLPEQESYSLGKLVKSLGIPITDRHRATGDALATVKLFKLLLDKDLDKQIIQQSLKTMPRITVDADHKALIEKVPSTTGVLYFYNDQKQIIYIGKARNMRKRVRQHFTSSQRKSITLRKLVDDITFEKTGNDLIANIKEYIELKKHQPSQNRKIKGNIFSHGIYTSVDGAGYIRFHVKSTRQDSKYLMTFSNVKAARTFLGKKVEEYELCATFSGINSANGPCIDQEDTSCLGACTGKETPAQYNERAQSLIEELRFDTVNQILIDRGRTATERSAILIENGEVKGYSFVDLQLQFTDPDILRNLLTPIDDAANVRHIVRSFLRHKAVRRVVEL; encoded by the coding sequence TTGTACGCAATAATTGATGTAGAGTCCACAGGTGGCGCTTATAATGAAGAAGGAATTACTGAGATTGCGATCTACAGGTTTGACGGTCATGACATTGTAGATCAATTTGCAAGCTTGATCAATCCAGAACAACCCATACAACCATTTGTAGTCAAACTCACGGGCATCAATAATAAGATGCTTGTAAAAGCACCCAAATTCTATGAGGTTGCAAAGCGCATTTTAGAAATTACTAAGGATGCAACGCTTGTCGCTCACAATGCCGAGTTTGACAATCGTATGTTGCGACTGGAATTTGATCGACTGGGATACAAATTTGATATTCCAACGTTGTGCACAGTAGAAGTTGCTCAAAAACTGCTGCCAGAACAAGAGAGTTATAGCTTGGGAAAGCTGGTTAAATCACTAGGCATCCCAATTACTGATAGACATCGCGCCACTGGTGACGCACTTGCCACAGTAAAACTTTTTAAATTATTGCTGGATAAAGATCTAGATAAGCAGATTATACAGCAGAGTCTAAAGACCATGCCTCGCATCACCGTAGATGCAGACCACAAGGCACTAATAGAAAAGGTACCATCAACCACTGGTGTGCTATATTTCTACAATGATCAAAAGCAAATCATTTACATAGGAAAAGCGCGTAATATGAGAAAGCGCGTGAGACAGCATTTTACCAGCTCGCAGCGCAAATCTATTACCCTAAGAAAACTAGTTGACGATATCACGTTTGAAAAAACTGGTAATGATCTTATTGCAAACATTAAGGAATACATCGAGCTTAAAAAGCACCAACCTAGCCAAAACAGAAAAATTAAGGGTAATATCTTTAGTCATGGTATTTATACGAGCGTTGATGGTGCAGGCTACATCAGGTTTCATGTCAAGTCAACGAGACAGGACAGCAAGTATCTCATGACTTTTTCAAATGTCAAGGCTGCTAGAACTTTTTTGGGTAAAAAAGTAGAGGAGTATGAGCTATGCGCGACATTCTCTGGCATTAATAGCGCCAACGGCCCGTGCATAGATCAAGAGGACACCTCATGCCTAGGAGCCTGTACAGGAAAGGAAACGCCCGCGCAATATAATGAGCGAGCACAATCGCTTATAGAAGAACTAAGGTTTGACACTGTCAATCAAATATTGATCGATCGCGGCCGCACTGCTACCGAGCGTAGTGCCATTCTCATAGAAAATGGCGAGGTTAAGGGATATTCGTTTGTTGATCTGCAACTACAGTTTACTGATCCCGATATTTTGAGAAATCTGCTTACACCAATCGATGACGCCGCAAACGTTAGGCATATAGTCCGCTCTTTCCTGAGACACAAGGCCGTACGTCGCGTTGTTGAATTGTAG
- a CDS encoding metallophosphoesterase has translation MNQIYKIVATLLLLIILSACARRAVQISGDQVNIQNEKPFQRFYLFGNVGVNDPDSPAAFDAMLQHINENSKKDDYLLLLGDNVLANSIRKDDEDNKDANQFKKQLEQIAKIDINTLVLPGDHDWNDEGMDGLKKIEEFTEEYLDNDEAFQPENACPLEELNISDQVEMLIVDSQWYIEDWDKNPNFNDECEINTREKFIKVLADELRKARHKTIILAMHHPLYTNGVHGGQLGMRMVTTPKQENAYIPGLGFAYSFVRSQAGLFPQDRYNPLMNDLMREIETAGSGIDRLLVVSSHEESLQYIDRDNIKQVVSGATVSQNIVSLGKKGKFAAGKIGFSEVRVFEDQSSQVLFYLVDEQGNLEQVYSNKLFDEKKPYDIDGITVTNKDAIAASIYSKEETEMSAKDEEFYGKHYRELYGIDVKAPVVMLDTLYGGLRVERAGGGNQTQGLRLIGKGDREYNMRALEKDALQFLKSAGFNELDAERYFGETLPQELIRDFYTSAHPYGAFAVPRLAGAIKLNHTHPKLFWIPKQPVLGDFNDIHGDRLYMIVEKPDDSFDSPHMFGYNKDVESTDDLFAKIREDEKYTVDEEMYIRARVFDMLLGDWDRHEDQWRWAEIKDSEDSEKSRFVAVPRDRDQVFARFDGKLLEFLNSTIGVTKQFGNYGPDIEHINEFSQSAKYLDHAVLQRTTREDWLTAVNYIQKNIDENVVKMAFNEMPKEVKDDLWQQTQEDLLARKSNLENIVNRYYDNFILFQTLKGTDKDDIFFIERLDKETTVKAYRNKDGEAADVLFERSFKDNKTEEIWIYGLDDDDEFTISGSGNSKIQIVIVGGKGDDKYTIENGKNVKIYDFESEKNEVEKRNGASVVLRDDYDINHYNHRKAPTSKLGFGAQVTYNPDDGVRPQISISKSVLGYERNPYSLKYGIEADYRSLTQAAIFQGHLAKANILGHWNLRADALITTNNYTQNFFGYGNNTTFDGDTDFDDNRVLMQRQEASLSIYKHGDYGSDFQFGIQYRGIEVEPDITRSALIDNQRDDYLDYTFKYLFDSYDNERFKTRGMHLENVLSFTDNLANGENFLSIDPSLTFWNALDDERKLIVQSRVAGQLRIGDEPVFYQAARLGADRGLRSYRQDRFTGNYAANASLDLKYDARPIKTKLLPLYWMPFIGVDAGRVWITGESSDRIHYSYGGGAHLSLTGLGRIEATYFHGPEGGRLGVGLFLGF, from the coding sequence ATGAATCAGATTTACAAGATTGTCGCCACTTTACTACTGTTAATTATTCTCAGCGCCTGCGCAAGACGCGCCGTACAGATTTCAGGCGACCAAGTCAATATCCAGAACGAGAAGCCTTTCCAACGATTTTATCTTTTTGGAAATGTAGGTGTCAATGACCCAGACTCGCCAGCAGCCTTTGACGCGATGTTGCAGCATATTAATGAAAATTCAAAAAAAGATGATTATCTATTATTACTAGGAGATAATGTCCTTGCTAATTCTATCAGGAAAGATGATGAAGATAATAAGGATGCCAATCAATTTAAAAAGCAGCTAGAACAAATTGCCAAAATCGATATCAATACGCTCGTGCTACCAGGAGATCACGATTGGAATGACGAGGGCATGGACGGCCTCAAAAAGATAGAAGAGTTTACTGAGGAGTATCTGGATAACGACGAGGCTTTTCAACCAGAAAATGCCTGTCCATTAGAAGAATTAAACATAAGCGATCAAGTAGAAATGCTTATCGTGGATAGTCAATGGTATATTGAAGATTGGGATAAAAACCCCAACTTTAATGACGAGTGCGAGATCAACACAAGAGAAAAATTTATCAAAGTGTTGGCAGATGAATTGCGCAAGGCAAGACACAAAACAATTATACTCGCCATGCATCATCCTTTATATACCAATGGTGTACATGGTGGTCAATTGGGTATGCGTATGGTTACCACACCCAAACAGGAGAATGCCTACATTCCTGGATTGGGTTTTGCCTATAGTTTTGTACGCTCTCAGGCTGGTCTATTTCCGCAGGATAGATACAATCCATTGATGAATGATTTGATGCGCGAGATTGAAACCGCTGGATCTGGTATCGATAGACTATTGGTAGTATCGTCTCATGAGGAAAGTCTACAATACATAGATCGCGATAATATTAAGCAAGTAGTTTCTGGAGCGACCGTTTCTCAAAACATTGTCTCTTTAGGTAAAAAGGGAAAGTTTGCGGCTGGAAAAATAGGTTTCAGTGAGGTGCGCGTGTTTGAGGATCAAAGTTCGCAAGTATTGTTCTACTTAGTTGATGAGCAAGGTAATCTTGAGCAAGTATATTCTAACAAGCTTTTTGACGAGAAAAAACCTTATGATATTGATGGGATCACCGTCACTAATAAGGATGCCATCGCTGCCAGTATTTACAGCAAAGAAGAAACTGAAATGTCTGCAAAAGATGAGGAGTTTTACGGCAAGCATTACCGGGAACTTTACGGCATTGATGTCAAGGCACCAGTAGTAATGCTGGACACGCTATACGGTGGTTTGAGAGTTGAGCGGGCTGGTGGTGGTAATCAAACGCAAGGACTTAGACTAATAGGAAAAGGAGATCGCGAATACAACATGCGTGCACTTGAAAAGGATGCATTACAATTCTTAAAAAGCGCCGGTTTTAATGAGCTTGATGCCGAGAGATATTTTGGCGAGACGTTACCTCAAGAACTTATAAGGGATTTTTACACTTCAGCACATCCGTATGGCGCATTTGCAGTACCCAGATTAGCTGGCGCCATAAAACTTAATCATACACACCCTAAGTTATTCTGGATACCTAAGCAACCTGTTTTAGGTGATTTTAATGACATTCATGGTGATCGTTTATACATGATTGTGGAGAAACCAGATGATTCTTTTGACTCGCCACACATGTTCGGTTACAACAAAGACGTGGAGAGCACAGACGACTTGTTTGCTAAAATCAGGGAAGACGAGAAATATACGGTAGATGAGGAAATGTACATACGTGCTCGCGTATTTGACATGTTGCTAGGCGATTGGGATCGCCATGAGGATCAATGGCGCTGGGCAGAAATTAAAGATAGTGAAGACTCAGAGAAAAGTCGCTTTGTCGCGGTGCCGCGAGATCGTGATCAGGTTTTTGCTAGGTTTGATGGTAAACTATTGGAGTTTTTAAACAGCACCATTGGCGTGACTAAACAGTTCGGTAATTATGGACCTGACATTGAGCACATCAATGAATTCAGTCAGAGTGCTAAATATTTAGATCATGCCGTGCTACAAAGAACCACTCGCGAGGACTGGCTTACCGCTGTAAACTATATACAGAAGAATATAGATGAGAACGTGGTAAAAATGGCCTTTAACGAGATGCCAAAAGAAGTTAAAGATGACTTATGGCAACAGACTCAAGAAGATTTACTTGCTAGAAAATCAAATTTGGAAAACATTGTCAATCGCTATTATGATAACTTCATATTGTTTCAAACCTTGAAAGGAACTGACAAGGATGATATATTCTTCATTGAGCGTCTCGATAAGGAAACCACAGTAAAAGCCTACCGCAATAAGGATGGAGAAGCGGCAGATGTACTTTTTGAAAGAAGTTTTAAGGATAATAAAACTGAAGAAATTTGGATTTACGGTCTTGACGATGACGATGAGTTTACCATAAGCGGTTCTGGTAATTCAAAAATTCAAATAGTAATCGTTGGAGGAAAAGGCGATGATAAATACACTATTGAGAATGGCAAGAATGTAAAGATCTATGATTTTGAAAGTGAGAAGAATGAGGTTGAAAAACGAAACGGTGCTAGTGTCGTACTGCGCGATGATTATGATATTAATCATTACAACCATAGAAAAGCACCAACTAGCAAATTGGGTTTTGGTGCTCAGGTAACCTACAATCCTGATGACGGCGTGAGACCACAAATAAGCATTTCAAAATCAGTGTTGGGTTATGAACGCAATCCATACAGTTTAAAATATGGCATTGAGGCAGACTACAGATCCCTAACTCAAGCAGCCATTTTTCAAGGACATCTTGCCAAGGCAAATATTCTAGGTCACTGGAACCTGCGAGCAGATGCCTTGATCACGACAAACAATTATACCCAAAACTTCTTTGGTTACGGCAACAACACCACATTTGATGGCGACACAGATTTTGACGACAATCGCGTGCTAATGCAAAGACAAGAGGCGAGTCTTTCTATTTACAAGCATGGTGATTATGGTAGCGATTTCCAATTCGGTATCCAGTATAGAGGTATAGAGGTAGAACCTGATATCACCAGATCAGCATTAATTGATAACCAGCGAGATGATTATCTCGACTATACCTTTAAATATCTATTTGACAGCTACGACAACGAGCGTTTTAAGACTCGTGGTATGCATCTAGAAAACGTTTTGTCCTTTACAGACAATCTGGCAAATGGCGAGAATTTTTTGAGCATAGATCCATCACTAACCTTTTGGAATGCCCTTGATGATGAACGCAAATTGATTGTGCAGTCTCGAGTTGCTGGACAATTGCGCATAGGTGATGAGCCAGTGTTTTATCAAGCTGCAAGATTAGGAGCAGATCGTGGTTTACGAAGTTATAGACAAGATAGATTTACAGGAAATTATGCGGCTAATGCCAGCCTTGATTTGAAGTATGATGCCAGACCTATTAAAACCAAATTACTGCCATTATACTGGATGCCGTTTATAGGAGTAGATGCAGGACGAGTGTGGATCACTGGTGAATCTAGTGATAGGATCCACTATAGTTACGGCGGTGGTGCGCATTTATCACTAACAGGACTAGGTAGGATAGAGGCAACTTATTTCCATGGACCAGAAGGTGGTCGATTGGGCGTCGGGCTATTTTTGGGATTCTAG
- a CDS encoding SAM-dependent methyltransferase, producing MADFGGRLFLIPVTLGDINPLEVLPMSVKKVVEAVDHYIVENEKTARRAIKKLVPSKKQSELSFSVLNKFTDASELPSFLEPCLQGKTMGLMSEAGVPGVADPGADIVRIAHEKGIRVQPLVGPSSILMAVMSSGLSGQNFAFNGYLPIDSKERKNKIQQLEKRSRSEEQAQLFIETPYRNNKMLEELSNSLHPDTQISVACDITLPNEFIKTMAARAWKSHKVDLHKRPAIFMIQAMDPNF from the coding sequence ATGGCTGATTTTGGCGGTAGATTATTCTTGATTCCTGTAACCTTAGGCGATATAAATCCATTGGAAGTGTTGCCCATGAGCGTGAAAAAGGTCGTGGAAGCTGTGGATCATTATATTGTAGAGAACGAAAAAACGGCACGCCGTGCCATTAAAAAGCTGGTACCTTCAAAAAAGCAATCAGAATTATCCTTTTCCGTTCTCAATAAATTTACCGATGCCAGCGAGCTGCCCAGCTTTTTAGAACCGTGCCTACAAGGTAAAACCATGGGATTGATGAGTGAGGCTGGCGTCCCAGGCGTTGCTGATCCTGGTGCAGATATCGTGCGCATTGCCCATGAAAAAGGAATTAGAGTACAACCGCTGGTAGGTCCTAGCTCTATCTTAATGGCGGTAATGTCAAGTGGTTTGAGCGGTCAGAATTTTGCCTTTAATGGGTACTTACCCATCGATTCCAAAGAACGCAAGAATAAAATACAACAGTTAGAAAAACGTTCGCGCAGTGAAGAACAGGCTCAATTATTCATTGAGACGCCTTATCGCAACAATAAGATGCTTGAAGAACTGAGCAATAGCCTGCATCCTGACACTCAAATAAGTGTGGCTTGTGATATCACCTTGCCCAATGAATTTATAAAAACCATGGCTGCCCGGGCCTGGAAAAGCCACAAGGTAGATCTACACAAACGTCCAGCAATCTTTATGATTCAGGCAATGGATCCTAATTTCTAG